Proteins from a single region of Pseudomonas quebecensis:
- a CDS encoding NAD(P)/FAD-dependent oxidoreductase, which yields MTDQHWGQTISGDIVVIGGGSAGIGLLASLLKRDPHLNITLIEPSDYHCYQPAWTLVGGGAYDLEKTRRPLADVLPNGVTWVQAAVTEVLPDSQSLVLDNGQRVTWNNLVVCPGLRLAWEKIEGLQDTLGQHGVTSNYSYEHAVYTWQQVKQLKAGKALFTQPAMPIKCAGAPQKAMYLSCDHWLKQGHLKNIDVEFNLAGAALFGVATFVPPLMKYVEKYNARLAFNTNLVKVDGPARKAWFDVKDAEGNVTRVEKTFDLLHVVPPQMAPEFIRNSPLADAAGWCDVHPHSLQHQRYARVFGLGDVCGTSNAKTAAAVRKQIVVVAENLLALRKQAPLPLKYDGYGSCPLTVEKGKVVLAEFGYGGKLLPTFALDPTRARRSMWFLKATLLPWFYWNGMLKGREWLTRLSKVD from the coding sequence ATGACCGACCAACACTGGGGCCAAACCATCAGTGGCGACATCGTTGTCATCGGCGGCGGCTCGGCGGGCATCGGCCTGCTGGCCAGCCTGCTCAAGCGCGACCCCCATCTGAACATCACCCTGATCGAACCCAGCGACTACCACTGCTACCAACCGGCCTGGACCCTGGTGGGCGGCGGTGCCTACGACCTGGAAAAAACCCGCCGTCCCCTGGCCGACGTATTGCCCAATGGCGTGACCTGGGTGCAGGCCGCCGTCACCGAGGTGCTGCCGGACAGCCAGAGCCTGGTGCTCGACAACGGCCAGCGCGTGACCTGGAACAATCTGGTCGTCTGCCCTGGCCTGCGTCTGGCCTGGGAAAAAATCGAAGGCCTGCAGGACACCCTCGGCCAGCACGGCGTGACCTCCAACTACAGCTACGAGCACGCCGTCTATACCTGGCAGCAAGTCAAGCAACTCAAGGCCGGTAAGGCACTGTTCACCCAGCCGGCCATGCCGATCAAATGCGCCGGCGCGCCGCAGAAGGCCATGTACCTGTCCTGCGACCACTGGCTCAAGCAAGGCCATCTGAAAAACATCGACGTGGAATTCAACCTGGCCGGCGCGGCGCTGTTCGGCGTGGCGACCTTCGTGCCGCCGTTGATGAAATACGTGGAGAAATACAACGCGCGCCTGGCCTTCAATACCAACCTGGTGAAAGTCGACGGTCCGGCACGCAAAGCCTGGTTTGACGTCAAGGACGCTGAAGGCAACGTCACCCGTGTCGAAAAAACTTTCGACCTGCTGCACGTGGTCCCACCGCAAATGGCGCCGGAGTTTATCCGCAACAGCCCACTGGCCGACGCCGCCGGCTGGTGCGACGTGCACCCGCACAGCCTGCAGCATCAGCGCTATGCGCGTGTCTTCGGCCTGGGCGATGTGTGCGGCACCAGCAATGCCAAGACCGCCGCGGCGGTGCGCAAGCAGATTGTGGTGGTCGCCGAAAACCTGTTGGCCCTGCGCAAACAGGCGCCGCTGCCGCTCAAGTACGACGGCTACGGTTCCTGCCCGCTGACGGTGGAGAAGGGCAAAGTGGTGCTGGCCGAGTTTGGTTACGGTGGCAAGCTGCTGCCGACGTTCGCCCTCGACCCGACGCGGGCACGTCGTTCCATGTGGTTTCTCAAGGCCACGTTGCTGCCATGGTTCTATTGGAACGGCATGCTCAAGGGCCGCGAATGGCTGACCCGCCTGAGCAAGGTGGACTGA
- a CDS encoding YVTN family beta-propeller repeat protein, with product MRRTLLSCALLLAAGHAMASTAWVSNEKDNSLSLIDMQTLQVTDTLKVGQRPRGLLLSHDNKLLYICASDSDRVQVMDVATRRIVKELPSGKDPEQFALHPNNRWLYVSNEDDALVTVIDTETAKVLGQISVGVEPEGMAVSPDGKWAVNTSETTNMLHWIDTSTQTLADSTLVDQRPRFVEFNHDGSQLWASAEIGGTVTILDVASRKVLKTLTFAIKGVHPDKVQPVGIKLSADGKYGFVALGPANHVAVVDAKTFEVLDYLLVGRRGWQLAFTPDQKQLLATNGVSGDVSVIDVDSLKVIKSVKVGRYPWGVVVTP from the coding sequence ATGCGCCGCACCCTGCTCTCATGCGCCCTGCTGCTTGCCGCCGGGCATGCCATGGCCAGCACCGCCTGGGTCTCCAACGAGAAAGACAACAGCCTGAGCCTGATCGACATGCAGACACTGCAAGTCACCGACACCCTCAAGGTCGGCCAGCGCCCACGGGGCCTGCTGTTGTCCCATGACAATAAGCTGCTGTACATCTGCGCCAGCGACTCGGACCGTGTGCAGGTGATGGACGTGGCCACGCGCAGAATCGTCAAGGAGCTGCCTTCCGGCAAAGACCCCGAGCAGTTTGCCCTGCACCCCAATAACCGCTGGTTGTATGTGTCCAACGAAGACGATGCGCTGGTCACCGTGATCGACACAGAGACCGCCAAGGTGCTCGGCCAGATCAGCGTCGGCGTGGAACCCGAGGGTATGGCCGTGAGCCCGGACGGCAAGTGGGCGGTCAATACCAGCGAAACCACCAACATGCTGCACTGGATCGACACCAGCACCCAGACCCTGGCCGACAGCACCCTGGTGGATCAACGCCCGCGCTTCGTCGAGTTCAACCATGATGGCTCGCAGCTGTGGGCCTCGGCGGAAATCGGCGGCACCGTGACCATTCTCGATGTGGCCAGCCGCAAGGTGCTCAAGACCCTGACATTCGCCATCAAGGGCGTGCACCCGGATAAGGTGCAGCCGGTCGGTATCAAACTCAGCGCCGATGGCAAATACGGGTTTGTCGCGCTCGGCCCGGCCAACCATGTGGCGGTAGTCGACGCCAAGACCTTCGAGGTGCTCGATTACCTGCTGGTGGGCCGCCGCGGATGGCAGCTGGCATTCACCCCGGATCAGAAGCAACTGCTGGCCACCAACGGCGTCAGCGGCGATGTGTCGGTGATCGATGTGGACAGCCTGAAGGTGATCAAGTCGGTGAAGGTGGGGCGCTATCCGTGGGGCGTGGTGGTCACACCATGA
- a CDS encoding ABC transporter ATP-binding protein, with product MNALEVRDLHFAYGARQALCEVSFSLAPGRFSALLGPNGAGKSTLIALLTRLYDLQRGEIHVGGHSLRDAPRAALTRLGVVFQQSTLDLDLNVEQNLRYHAALHGLSRRQTDLRVEAELARQGLGERRREKVRALNGGHRRRVEIARALLHEPRLLLLDEASVGLDPASRLGLNQHVRRLCREHNLSVLWTTHLLDEVHTDDALMILHQGRLVASGQVDTLVQNHDGDLGRLFAGLTRPTATGAPA from the coding sequence ATGAACGCTCTTGAGGTGCGCGACCTGCACTTTGCCTATGGCGCTCGACAGGCGTTGTGCGAGGTGAGTTTCAGCCTGGCGCCGGGGCGCTTTAGCGCATTGCTGGGGCCCAACGGTGCCGGCAAATCCACCCTGATCGCGCTGTTGACGCGGCTGTATGACCTGCAACGCGGCGAGATCCACGTCGGCGGCCACTCCCTGCGCGACGCACCGCGGGCGGCCCTCACTCGACTGGGGGTGGTGTTCCAGCAAAGCACCCTGGACCTGGACCTGAACGTGGAACAGAACCTGCGCTATCACGCCGCCCTGCATGGCTTGTCACGCCGGCAAACCGACCTGCGCGTCGAGGCCGAGCTGGCGCGCCAGGGGCTCGGCGAACGGCGGCGCGAAAAGGTCCGCGCCCTGAACGGCGGGCACCGGCGCCGCGTGGAAATCGCCCGCGCCCTGCTGCATGAACCGCGCCTGCTGTTGCTGGACGAAGCCAGCGTGGGCCTTGACCCGGCCAGCCGCCTGGGGCTGAACCAGCATGTGCGCCGGCTGTGCCGGGAGCACAATCTGAGCGTGCTGTGGACCACGCACCTGCTCGATGAAGTGCACACCGATGACGCGCTGATGATCCTGCATCAGGGCCGGTTGGTGGCCAGCGGGCAAGTCGACACGCTGGTGCAGAACCACGACGGCGACCTGGGCCGCCTGTTCGCGGGCCTGACCCGCCCCACCGCAACGGGAGCGCCGGCATGA
- a CDS encoding response regulator transcription factor has product MYKILIADDHPLFREAIHNVISDGFPGSEVMETADLHSALALTQEHDDLDLILLDLNMPGMHGLNGLINLRNESPTIPVVIVSAEQDKQIVLQAITYGAVGFITKSSPRLQMTEAIQQILNGNVYLPPDIIRTQKPGGQRRLNENPGFAPELLQALTRKQLLVLERMTKGESNKQIAYTLEIAETTVKAHVSAILRKLNVHNRVQAILSAGDIDFGSYLRR; this is encoded by the coding sequence ATGTACAAAATCCTGATTGCCGACGATCACCCGCTGTTTCGCGAGGCGATCCATAACGTCATCAGCGACGGCTTCCCCGGCAGCGAAGTGATGGAAACCGCCGACCTGCACAGCGCCCTCGCCCTGACCCAGGAACACGACGACCTCGACCTGATCCTGCTCGACCTGAATATGCCGGGCATGCACGGGCTCAACGGCCTGATCAACCTGCGCAATGAGTCGCCGACCATCCCGGTGGTAATCGTTTCCGCCGAGCAGGACAAGCAGATTGTGCTGCAAGCCATCACCTATGGCGCGGTGGGGTTTATCACCAAGTCCTCGCCGCGCCTGCAAATGACCGAGGCGATCCAGCAGATTCTCAACGGCAACGTGTACCTGCCGCCGGACATCATCCGCACCCAGAAACCCGGGGGCCAGCGCCGCCTCAACGAAAACCCCGGCTTCGCCCCCGAACTACTGCAAGCCCTGACGCGCAAGCAATTGCTGGTGCTGGAACGCATGACCAAGGGCGAGTCGAACAAACAGATCGCCTACACCCTGGAAATCGCCGAGACCACAGTGAAGGCCCACGTGTCGGCGATCCTGCGCAAGTTGAACGTGCATAACCGGGTGCAGGCGATCCTCAGTGCCGGGGATATCGATTTCGGCTCATACCTGCGCCGCTGA
- a CDS encoding PAS domain-containing hybrid sensor histidine kinase/response regulator, translating to MACTSTRPSPVSPLPEAGAELLAQVARLQQDNHKLARINAALIERIESGMAQGNNPYTTFQHSVVLAEQVRERTDALNQAMAELKASNHLLINARLRAETLRGEQAAAQKAQESERWIRLITDNVPALIGYLNADLVYEFTNKVYEQWYCWPRGMMLGLSLREVHSEQHCQRLDAYVARALAGESVTFEFAETNINNQERYMLRSYVPNMLASGEVVGIFVLIRDITERRRTAEALHQAYQHLEQRVAQRTSELTALNGQLLKEIDERRRMETRLREAKLEAEQANLSKTKFLAAVSHDLLQPLNAARLFTSALLERPSEKLVRNVSNSLEDVENLLGTLVDISKLDAGVIKADIAPFALSELLDNLAVEYTQLARSEGLELRFIGCSALVRSDIQLLARILRNLLSNAIRYTYSGRVVLGCRRQHQRLSIQVWDSGMGIAEERLEEIFQEFKRGDVQRRDQDRGLGLGLAIVEKIAGILGHRISVKSVPGKGSMFAVEVPLSATAPKNLPAPSMSEPMLERLQGARVWVLDNDAAICAGMRTLLEGWGCEVITALSEQDLAGQVDNYHAEADLLIADYHLDNDQNGVDAVAHINARRSRPIPALMITANYSNELKLQIRELGHTLMHKPVRPMKLKTAMSHLLGRP from the coding sequence ATGGCATGCACATCAACCAGACCTTCACCGGTGTCGCCATTGCCCGAGGCCGGCGCTGAACTGCTCGCCCAGGTGGCCCGACTGCAACAGGACAACCACAAGCTGGCGCGGATCAATGCGGCGCTGATCGAGCGTATCGAGTCCGGCATGGCCCAGGGTAATAACCCGTACACCACCTTTCAGCATTCGGTGGTACTGGCCGAGCAAGTGCGCGAACGCACCGATGCCTTGAACCAGGCAATGGCCGAACTCAAGGCCAGCAACCACTTGCTGATCAACGCGAGGCTGCGCGCCGAGACCCTGCGCGGTGAACAGGCGGCGGCGCAAAAGGCCCAGGAAAGTGAACGCTGGATTCGCCTGATCACCGATAACGTTCCGGCCCTGATCGGCTACTTGAATGCCGACCTGGTCTACGAATTCACCAATAAGGTCTATGAACAATGGTACTGCTGGCCGCGCGGCATGATGCTCGGCCTGAGCCTGCGCGAAGTCCACAGCGAGCAGCATTGCCAGCGCCTGGACGCCTATGTCGCCCGCGCCCTGGCCGGGGAGAGCGTGACCTTCGAGTTCGCCGAGACCAACATCAATAACCAGGAGCGCTACATGCTGCGCTCCTATGTGCCGAATATGCTGGCCAGTGGCGAAGTGGTAGGGATCTTTGTGTTGATCCGCGACATCACCGAACGCCGCCGCACCGCCGAAGCGTTGCACCAGGCCTATCAGCACCTGGAGCAACGCGTGGCCCAGCGCACCTCGGAACTCACTGCGCTCAACGGCCAGTTGCTCAAGGAAATCGATGAGCGCCGGCGCATGGAAACCCGCCTGCGCGAGGCCAAGCTGGAGGCGGAACAGGCCAACCTGTCGAAAACCAAATTCCTCGCGGCCGTCAGCCACGACCTGCTGCAACCGCTGAACGCCGCGCGTCTGTTCACCAGCGCTTTGCTGGAGCGCCCGAGCGAAAAGCTGGTGCGCAACGTGAGCAATTCCCTGGAAGACGTGGAAAACCTGTTAGGCACCCTGGTGGATATTTCCAAGCTGGATGCCGGGGTGATCAAGGCCGATATCGCGCCGTTCGCCTTGAGCGAACTGCTCGATAACCTGGCCGTCGAATACACCCAACTGGCCCGCAGCGAAGGCTTGGAGCTGCGCTTCATCGGTTGTTCGGCACTGGTGCGCAGCGACATCCAACTGCTGGCGCGGATTCTGCGCAACCTGCTGAGCAATGCGATTCGCTACACCTACAGCGGTCGCGTGGTGCTGGGCTGTCGTCGCCAGCATCAGCGCCTGTCGATCCAGGTGTGGGACAGCGGCATGGGCATCGCCGAGGAGCGCCTGGAGGAGATATTCCAGGAGTTCAAACGCGGCGATGTGCAGCGCCGCGATCAGGATCGCGGGCTGGGGTTGGGCCTGGCGATCGTGGAGAAAATCGCCGGCATTCTTGGCCATCGCATCAGCGTCAAATCCGTACCCGGCAAGGGCTCGATGTTTGCCGTGGAAGTGCCCTTGAGCGCCACCGCACCAAAAAACCTGCCTGCGCCCAGCATGAGCGAACCGATGCTGGAGCGTTTACAGGGCGCGCGGGTGTGGGTGCTGGATAACGACGCGGCGATCTGCGCGGGTATGCGCACGTTACTCGAAGGGTGGGGCTGCGAGGTGATCACCGCCTTATCGGAGCAGGACCTGGCTGGCCAGGTGGACAATTACCACGCCGAGGCCGACCTGCTGATCGCCGACTACCACCTGGACAACGACCAGAACGGCGTCGACGCCGTGGCCCACATCAACGCCCGCCGCAGCCGCCCGATACCGGCGCTGATGATCACCGCCAACTACAGCAACGAGCTGAAACTGCAGATCCGTGAGTTGGGGCATACCTTGATGCACAAGCCGGTACGCCCAATGAAACTCAAGACCGCCATGAGCCACCTGCTCGGTCGGCCCTGA
- a CDS encoding PQQ-dependent catabolism-associated CXXCW motif protein: MLPARLPLLALLCLLTAQVQADTPLFSTDGYRISLYRSPTPDHVPGATIVDTPALQALLGQVPAPVLIDVYRRQWLQGRFIQDQPHANLPGSYWLANTGDGDLTPEWQGYFARHLYKYTGGDLSRPLVFYCRSDCWLSWNAVKRAANLGYTSVYWYRDGLDAWEAANLPVTAATPEPFQ, encoded by the coding sequence ATGCTGCCCGCCCGACTGCCCCTGCTGGCGTTGCTGTGCCTGCTCACCGCCCAGGTCCAGGCCGACACGCCGCTGTTTTCCACCGACGGCTATCGCATCAGCCTGTACCGCAGCCCTACCCCCGACCATGTGCCGGGGGCGACCATCGTCGACACCCCGGCCCTGCAAGCCTTGCTCGGCCAGGTGCCCGCACCGGTGCTGATCGACGTTTACCGTCGCCAATGGCTGCAAGGTCGTTTCATCCAAGACCAGCCCCACGCCAACCTGCCCGGCAGCTATTGGCTGGCCAATACCGGCGACGGCGACCTGACGCCGGAGTGGCAAGGTTACTTCGCGCGGCACCTGTACAAGTACACCGGCGGCGACCTGTCGCGCCCGCTGGTGTTCTACTGCCGCTCCGATTGCTGGCTGAGTTGGAACGCGGTAAAACGTGCCGCCAACCTAGGCTATACCTCTGTGTATTGGTACCGCGACGGCTTGGATGCATGGGAAGCGGCAAACCTGCCAGTGACGGCTGCGACACCCGAGCCTTTTCAATAA
- a CDS encoding ABC transporter substrate-binding protein, whose protein sequence is MRQLAPYAVICLLTMAWASHGQAAEAPLQVQIGYLGYRPDPGPLLSNVIPEPADAGQRGAELAIIDSNSTGAFLNQRYSLTSASVDSPEALLTAAQAQHAQGLRLFVVNAPAASLRQLSAALPDSLLFNAGSPDDRLRSTDCLANVLHTLPSRAMLADALAQFLVLRKWQKALLIVGPTEDDQAYAAALRRAAKRFGVQLVAEKAWRFDNDQRRSAQADMPLFTQTADYDVVLVADERGDFGEYVPYQTWYPRPVAGTQGLTPTGWHKTVETYGAAQLQKRFEALAGRWMNDRDFAAWMAVRSVASAVNKLRQVDPQAIRQLELSEQLPLDGFKGRKLSYRAWNGQLRQPIPIVQPRALVSTSPQDGFLHPTNEMDSLGYDQPEVTCRFP, encoded by the coding sequence ATGCGCCAGCTCGCCCCTTATGCCGTGATCTGCCTGCTGACAATGGCCTGGGCTAGCCACGGCCAGGCCGCTGAAGCGCCCTTGCAGGTGCAGATCGGCTACCTGGGCTATCGACCCGACCCAGGGCCGCTGCTGTCGAATGTGATTCCCGAACCCGCCGATGCCGGGCAGCGCGGCGCCGAGCTGGCGATCATCGACAGCAACAGCACCGGCGCGTTTCTCAACCAGCGCTACAGCTTGACCAGCGCCAGTGTGGACAGCCCCGAAGCGCTGCTCACTGCGGCCCAAGCCCAGCACGCTCAGGGCCTGCGCCTGTTCGTGGTGAATGCCCCGGCCGCCAGCCTGCGTCAACTCAGTGCCGCCCTGCCCGACAGCCTGCTGTTTAACGCCGGGAGCCCGGACGACCGCCTGCGCAGCACCGACTGTTTGGCCAATGTGCTGCATACCCTGCCCAGCCGCGCGATGCTCGCCGATGCGTTGGCGCAGTTTCTGGTGCTGCGCAAATGGCAGAAGGCGTTGCTGATTGTCGGCCCCACCGAAGACGATCAGGCCTACGCCGCCGCCCTGCGCCGTGCCGCCAAACGCTTCGGCGTGCAGTTGGTCGCGGAAAAAGCCTGGCGTTTCGATAACGACCAACGCCGCAGCGCCCAGGCCGATATGCCGCTGTTTACCCAGACCGCCGACTACGACGTGGTGCTGGTGGCCGACGAACGCGGTGACTTCGGCGAGTATGTCCCCTATCAAACCTGGTACCCGCGCCCCGTCGCCGGCACCCAGGGCCTTACACCCACCGGCTGGCACAAGACCGTGGAAACCTACGGCGCCGCCCAATTGCAAAAGCGCTTCGAAGCCCTGGCCGGACGCTGGATGAACGACCGCGATTTCGCCGCCTGGATGGCCGTGCGCAGCGTTGCCAGCGCGGTCAACAAACTGCGCCAGGTCGACCCTCAGGCGATTCGTCAACTGGAGCTGAGCGAGCAGTTGCCCCTGGATGGTTTCAAGGGCCGCAAGCTCAGCTACCGCGCCTGGAACGGCCAACTGCGCCAGCCGATTCCCATCGTGCAGCCGCGCGCGCTGGTCAGCACGTCGCCCCAGGACGGTTTCCTGCACCCCACCAATGAAATGGACAGCCTGGGTTATGACCAACCCGAGGTGACCTGCCGCTTTCCCTGA
- a CDS encoding ABC transporter permease gives MNAYWQCLRGIVLREWLRFVLQRTRFLSALVRPLLWLVVFAAGFRAALGISVIEPYDTYIPYEVYIIPGLACMILLFNGMQGSLAMVYDREMGSMRVLLTSPLPRTFLLCSKLLATALISLLQVYGFLAIAWVYGVQPPAMGLLLALPALLLVALMLSALGLLLSNAIRQLENFAGVMNFVIFPLFFLSSALYPLWKMRDASQWLYWLCAVNPFTHAVELVRFALYERLAGLALVICLGLTGLFTLLAVLTFNPQHAALRKPG, from the coding sequence ATGAACGCGTATTGGCAGTGCCTGCGTGGCATCGTGCTGCGCGAATGGCTGCGCTTTGTGTTGCAGCGCACACGGTTTCTCAGCGCCCTGGTGCGGCCGCTGTTGTGGCTGGTGGTGTTCGCCGCCGGGTTTCGCGCCGCGTTGGGCATCTCGGTAATCGAACCCTACGACACCTACATCCCCTACGAGGTGTACATCATTCCGGGGCTGGCCTGCATGATCCTGCTGTTCAACGGCATGCAGGGCTCGCTGGCGATGGTCTACGACCGTGAGATGGGCAGCATGCGCGTGCTGCTGACCAGCCCGCTGCCACGCACGTTTTTGCTGTGCAGCAAATTGCTGGCCACGGCGTTGATTTCGCTGTTGCAGGTGTACGGGTTCCTGGCCATTGCCTGGGTCTACGGCGTGCAGCCGCCGGCCATGGGTCTGTTGCTCGCCTTGCCCGCGTTGCTGCTGGTGGCGTTGATGCTCAGTGCGTTGGGGCTGTTGCTGTCCAACGCGATTCGTCAGTTGGAGAATTTCGCCGGGGTGATGAATTTCGTGATTTTCCCGCTGTTTTTCCTGTCATCGGCGCTGTACCCGCTGTGGAAGATGCGCGATGCCAGCCAGTGGTTGTACTGGTTGTGCGCGGTCAACCCGTTCACCCACGCGGTGGAGCTGGTGCGCTTTGCCCTGTATGAACGCCTGGCCGGCCTGGCCCTGGTGATCTGCCTGGGCCTGACCGGGTTGTTCACCCTGCTGGCGGTGCTGACCTTCAACCCGCAGCACGCGGCCTTGCGCAAACCGGGCTGA
- the pedF gene encoding cytochrome c-550 PedF — MTTKHNALLVAGLLAGVIAAGSAWAHGNVVPQAVETKGLTSIKDAGVAVNEDGWAAVNPYRTSLEHDRAVEIGASAYNQNCAACHGLEAKSGGIAPDLRMLDVGEAGDEWFVERVRHGAVRDGRVYMPKMADYLSQEALWAVRTYLDSVHVEE; from the coding sequence ATGACAACAAAACACAACGCCTTGCTCGTGGCCGGGCTGCTGGCCGGTGTGATCGCTGCCGGCTCCGCCTGGGCCCATGGCAACGTGGTCCCGCAAGCGGTGGAAACCAAGGGCCTGACCTCGATCAAGGACGCCGGCGTAGCGGTCAACGAAGACGGCTGGGCGGCGGTCAATCCGTACCGCACCTCGCTTGAACACGACCGCGCCGTGGAAATCGGTGCGTCGGCCTATAACCAGAACTGCGCCGCCTGCCACGGCCTGGAGGCCAAGTCCGGCGGGATCGCCCCCGACCTGCGCATGCTCGATGTGGGCGAAGCCGGTGATGAGTGGTTCGTCGAGCGCGTGCGCCATGGCGCCGTGCGCGACGGCCGCGTGTACATGCCGAAAATGGCCGATTACTTGAGCCAGGAAGCCTTGTGGGCGGTGCGCACCTACCTGGACAGCGTGCACGTCGAGGAGTAA
- a CDS encoding sulfite exporter TauE/SafE family protein, with the protein MLLASVLGVLMGMVMGLTGAGGGILGVPALVLGLGLSMTQAAPVSLLAVGAAAAVGAIDGLRHGLVRYRAALLIALLGALFSPLGVFVAHQMPEALLKGLFSALMVLVAWRMLQREKLQAGPSDHGAASWGQKNCMLNQQTGRLAWTAKCTATLATLGAITGAVSGLLGVGGGFLIVPAFKQLTDVQMRGIVATSLMVISLISLIGVVGAFHAGVRIDAVGWVFIAASIVGMLVGRRLCSVIAARTLQVGFASLCVVVAIGMLVNALH; encoded by the coding sequence ATGCTGCTGGCCAGTGTGTTGGGCGTGTTGATGGGCATGGTCATGGGCTTGACCGGCGCCGGTGGCGGCATCCTCGGTGTGCCCGCGTTGGTGCTGGGGCTGGGCCTGAGCATGACCCAGGCCGCGCCGGTGTCGCTGCTCGCTGTGGGCGCGGCGGCGGCGGTGGGGGCGATTGACGGTTTGCGCCATGGCCTGGTGCGTTATCGCGCCGCGTTGCTGATCGCGTTGCTCGGCGCGCTGTTTTCCCCGCTGGGGGTGTTCGTCGCCCACCAGATGCCCGAAGCGCTGCTCAAGGGCCTGTTCAGCGCGTTGATGGTGCTGGTGGCGTGGCGCATGCTGCAACGGGAGAAACTCCAGGCCGGGCCGAGCGACCATGGCGCCGCCTCCTGGGGCCAGAAAAACTGCATGCTCAACCAGCAGACCGGGCGCCTGGCCTGGACCGCCAAATGCACCGCCACCCTGGCCACCCTGGGCGCCATCACCGGTGCGGTGTCGGGTCTGCTCGGCGTGGGCGGTGGCTTTCTGATCGTGCCGGCATTCAAACAGCTTACCGATGTGCAGATGCGCGGCATTGTCGCCACCTCGTTGATGGTGATCAGCCTGATTTCGCTGATCGGCGTGGTCGGCGCGTTCCATGCCGGCGTGCGTATCGATGCCGTCGGCTGGGTGTTTATCGCAGCCAGCATCGTCGGCATGCTGGTTGGCCGGCGCCTGTGTTCGGTCATCGCCGCACGCACCCTGCAGGTGGGGTTTGCCAGCCTATGTGTGGTGGTGGCGATTGGCATGCTGGTCAACGCCCTGCATTGA
- the nosP gene encoding nitric oxide-sensing protein NosP — MHNSEGVVSAMSQATDEGQAAEELAQQLLHPYLGFVLFFCSASYDLQALGQALQACLGNVRVVGCTSAGEITPQGYGRNCITAMGFNHAHFSIATELIDQVEHFSLIDAQHMVERLVGGCRSNTLAPIKGNTFALTLLDGLSSREEMVLAALSAALGDIPHFGGSAGDDNFLTHTHVYFNGAFHSGAAVVVLVNTWLDFEVFTTHHILPRAEKLVVTGADSPSRRVYELNAEPAAEEYARHIGVAVADLDHRVFAAHPLAVRIHDQYYVRAIQQVHEDLSLSFYCAVENGIVLTVMKPGPILPNLESLFDGLHSRLGDLLLTVGCDCFLRRLELEDAGGLEQIGSFLQAKRVMGFNTYGEQFNGMHINQTFTGVAIARGRR, encoded by the coding sequence ATGCATAACAGTGAAGGCGTAGTCAGTGCCATGTCCCAGGCCACCGATGAAGGGCAGGCCGCCGAGGAGTTGGCGCAGCAACTGTTGCATCCGTACCTGGGCTTCGTGCTGTTTTTCTGCTCGGCCTCTTACGACCTGCAGGCCCTGGGCCAAGCGTTGCAAGCGTGCCTGGGCAACGTGCGCGTGGTGGGCTGTACCAGCGCCGGCGAGATCACGCCCCAAGGCTACGGCCGCAATTGCATTACGGCGATGGGCTTTAATCACGCGCATTTTTCTATCGCCACCGAGCTGATCGACCAAGTGGAACACTTCAGCCTGATCGACGCCCAGCACATGGTCGAACGCCTGGTCGGCGGCTGTCGCAGCAATACCCTGGCGCCGATCAAGGGCAATACCTTCGCCCTGACCCTGCTCGATGGCCTCTCCAGCCGCGAAGAAATGGTACTCGCCGCCCTCAGCGCCGCCCTTGGCGATATCCCGCACTTCGGCGGTTCGGCCGGTGACGACAACTTCCTCACCCACACCCACGTGTACTTCAATGGAGCGTTCCACAGCGGCGCGGCGGTGGTGGTGCTGGTCAATACCTGGTTGGATTTCGAAGTGTTCACCACCCACCACATCCTGCCGCGTGCGGAAAAACTGGTGGTGACCGGCGCCGACAGCCCGTCACGACGGGTGTACGAGCTCAATGCCGAACCCGCCGCCGAGGAGTACGCGCGGCACATCGGCGTGGCGGTGGCCGACCTCGACCACCGCGTCTTTGCCGCCCACCCGCTGGCGGTGCGTATCCATGATCAGTACTACGTGCGCGCCATTCAACAGGTGCACGAAGACCTGAGCCTGAGTTTCTACTGCGCCGTGGAAAACGGCATCGTACTGACCGTGATGAAACCCGGCCCGATTCTGCCCAACCTGGAAAGCCTGTTCGACGGCCTGCACTCTCGCCTCGGCGATTTGTTGCTGACTGTCGGCTGCGACTGCTTCCTGCGCCGCCTGGAGCTGGAAGACGCCGGGGGCCTGGAACAGATCGGCAGCTTCCTGCAAGCCAAACGGGTGATGGGGTTCAACACCTACGGAGAACAGTTCAATGGCATGCACATCAACCAGACCTTCACCGGTGTCGCCATTGCCCGAGGCCGGCGCTGA